The following are encoded together in the Candidatus Tumulicola sp. genome:
- the nusB gene encoding transcription antitermination factor NusB, which translates to MPARRIGREQALKALYSVEIGSRDPSDALSEVGDDGENAEHRIFVRELVLGTLDFRDRADAIVQPLLEGWAIDRLPAIDRLLIQMGTYELECRSDIPTAVAINEAVELAKRFSTEDSGKFVNGVLNAVARNRAAGVDAETP; encoded by the coding sequence GTGCCGGCGCGGAGAATCGGGCGCGAGCAAGCCCTCAAAGCGTTGTACTCGGTTGAGATCGGCAGCCGCGATCCGTCCGATGCGTTGTCCGAGGTCGGCGACGACGGAGAGAACGCCGAGCACCGAATTTTCGTTCGTGAGTTAGTGTTGGGAACGTTGGATTTTCGCGACCGGGCTGATGCGATCGTGCAACCGCTGCTCGAAGGCTGGGCCATCGACCGATTGCCCGCCATCGATCGTCTGCTGATTCAGATGGGCACCTACGAGTTGGAGTGCCGATCCGATATCCCGACCGCCGTTGCGATCAACGAAGCCGTCGAACTGGCCAAACGGTTTTCGACCGAGGATTCCGGCAAGTTCGTCAACGGCGTGCTCAACGCGGTCGCTCGCAACCGCGCGGCCGGGGTCGATGCCGAAACGCCGTAA